The nucleotide window GGGCGCGGATAACCTGACAAAGCGAACGCAACATGCGAAAGGCGTTGGGTTTGTTGATTTTGCCGGTCACGCCCACTTCGCGCAGGATTTTGGTGTCGTCGGGGCTGGTGGTTTCGCCCAGCAGCCAGCGGGAGAGGGAATCCAGCCGTTCTTCGTTGTCGCGGATGAGGGCGTCGAAGTAGGCGAGTACGGCCGTTTGGTACGCCGGACTATCCACCACACTGGCTTCCAGCGTGTCCACCAGGCCCCGATACAGGGGATGGTTTAACGTTTCCAGGCTCAACTCGCCACCGACCACCCGCTCCAGCGTGCCTTGCAGGAAACGGGTCAAACCCGTCTCATCGCTCAACCCTTCGCCGATTTCGTGCCAGATGATATGTTGGGCCACGGCTTCGTAGACCTTTTTCTGGTCGTCATAAGGCGTCTCCACCGGGCTGAGGTCTACTTTAGCGACGGCGAAGTTGCGCGCCCAGGCCACGTCGCGCAGGCAGTAGAGGAAGTGGGATTTACCGCTGCCATAATCACCGATGACCATTTTGTAAGCCGCGCCGCCATCTTGCAGGTAAGACGAAAGGTAAAATTCGTCCAGCGCGTCTAAAATGGACTGGTTGCCCACGTTAAAATGCTGGATGCCACGCGCCGGCGGCGTGCCAAAACTGCCCAGCGTCTCAATGATATGCCGGGCCAGAGAGGGGGAGAGATTCGCTTCGCTCATAGGAATTGTGAAGTTTGAATTGTGAATTGTGAACCGAAAATCATTCACACTTCACAATTCACCGTTCACAATTCACAATTAGTCAAAGGTAATGTCGCTGTAATATTGGCCGTCTACGGCCGTTTCCGGCAGCCAGATAGAGCGGCTGGATTGTTCGGCCTGGCTTTTGGTGGCGACGCCTAGACGGAAAGGCGGATCGCCTTGCGCCTGGACCAGAACCAGGTCGCGCACGAAGAGGACGCGCTCGTAATCTTTGAAGGTGCTGCGCGAGGGCTGGTTCCAAAAGCGGGCGCTTTGCCGGTTCATGGTGAGTTTGCTGTACACTTCGATGATGTTGATGCGTCCACCAGACGGCCGTTGTTTGCGTTCATCCTTGCAATCTTGCCATGCTTTCTGCAAATCGGGCAGGAAATTGCTCTCCAGGCTACGGTTGACAACGCGCTTCACCTGCTGGTCATAGGCCTTGAGGATGCCGGTAAGCGACAAAGGAATGGCGCTGGTGAGCGGTTCACGGCCGTAAAACCACTGTCCTTTGCGAGCGGCCATGTCTATTTTGAAGACAAGAAGGCCAACGCCGAGGATGGGCGGACGGCCGTCTACCGTTTCACCGCGTTTGCCAAATTCGTCGCGCAAATCTTTGGCAAAGTCGAAGGCCAGGTCGTCCAGGGCGGTTTGGGTCACAGCGGCAAAGGCGGCAACAGCCTGATCCAATGTTGCGCTGTCTACTTCGGCGGCGGTCATTTCCAGTTTGCTCAGGGCTTTGTGCATGGGCAGGGCATCAGCTTTTTCGGCGGCAGCCAGACGCACGGCCGTGTTTAAAGCGCCCATCACGTCCCGCAAAGCCTTAAACTGCGGCGCAAGCTCTGTCTGGGCGGCCGTTAACTGCTTCACAAGTTCTTCCATGTCATACCTCTTCTATCCGTAGGATGGCTAAGTGAGCAAATTGTAGAAGGTAAGAAGGTTTGGGGCAAGAACGGCCGTTTGGCTGCCCATCACCTATCACAGCAATTCTCAATTTGCCCTGGTGTTATCGTAGGGGCGAGACAGGCGGGAGGCAAGGTATTGGTGATTGGCAAAGATGTTGCCCCGCCTGTCCCGCCCCTACGGCTGGATTGCAAAATGAGAATTGCTGCACCTATCAAGGTTGGGTTGACTGTTGGTAAACTCGCATTATAATCTGTCGTGTCTTGCACAACTGACGTTTGGGCGGGTGACCGAGAGGCTGAAGGTGCAGCACTGGAAATGCTGTGTACGGGTAACCGTACCGTGGGTTCGAATCCCACCCCGTCCGCTGAAGAGGCACAGTTCATCACTGTGCCTTTTTTCTTTCTCGGCGGGCTGCTTCATTGCCAGCGCTAGAAACGGCCGTTACAATAAACAACGTTTGCAGCGAACCCAGACTTTGTGCAGCGCAGCGTTCGTGGCCGATGCGCCCGCGGACAAACAAACGTAGGCAAGCAGTCTATGACTACATCTGAGATTGTCTCGATTTTTCCCCTTTTGGCTGCCGTCGCCTATACGTTTGTGCTGATTGCTCCCTCTCTGCGGCGCAGCCGGCAAGAGTCGGCCCTGAAATGGTTCCTGGCTTTTTTGGGTGCGTCCATCATCTGGCAAATCCTGCTGTTTTTTGTGCCCTACACCAGTTTGCCGCCTAACCTGCCCATGAAAGCCCTGTTGGTGGGCACGACGTTTCTGGGGATGACAACGGCCGTTTACGTCAAATGGCCCCAACAAAAGACCTGGCTCCTCCTATCCGGCGCGGCCATCCTGGCCACCATCGTTGTGGATGTATTGATTCCCAACGAACCTTTTCGTCTATTGGCCGCTTCCGCCTGGGCCACCGTCACCGTTAGCAGCGCCATCTCTTTCCTAACCTGGTTTGCTCTCAGCGCCTTTATTCTGCTGCGCGCCTGGCATGATTATCGCCGTACCGATTTTCCCTGGCACGCCAACCGCCTGCTTTTTTGGTCGCTCACCCTGCTGCTTGTCTTCACCGGCGAGGCGCTGACCTTCTTTCGTTTCACCGGTCTGACCATCGCCGGTCAGGTGATTCGTTACCTGGGCGTCGTTGGACTGGCCTATGCCGTCGCCTCTTATCGCATCTTTGATGTGCGCACGCGGGTGCGGCGGGGCATCGCTTACTTTATTATTGTCCTGATTTCCGCGCTGCCGCTAACCGCCCTCATTATTTTGGTGCAGCGCCTGACGCAAAACCAATTCCGCACGACCCTCATTGTCACCAGCGTCACCGTGGTGCTGAGCTTCGTTGTCTATCAGCCTTTGCGCGGCGTTGTCGAACGGACAACTTACCGTTACCTGTTTGGCGAGGGGTTCGACCCCAACCAGATCGTGCGCGATTACAGCCAGGCTATTTCACGCACGTTGGATGTGCAGCAGTTGTCCGAGCTTATTTTGGGCATCCTCAGCGATAAATTCGGGACCAATCGAGGCGCGCTCATGCTGGTAACGGTAACGGATGGCAACGTGGAAATTGAACCGGTCCCCGGCATCGGGACTGTTCCGCGCCGTACTGTCTTGTTGGCCACCGATAATTTGCTGGTCGCCTCTCTGGTACGGCAGCATCAGCCGGTGCTGCAATATGAGCTGGACTTTAATCCTGCGTATCAGGCGATGGGGGAAACGGCCGTTTCCTGGCTGCAAGAAATGGCAATGGAAGCCTACGTCCCGGTCAGCGCCGGCAGTGACCTGGATGGCGTCATCGCCATCG belongs to Candidatus Leptovillus gracilis and includes:
- a CDS encoding DUF2791 family P-loop domain-containing protein, with the protein product MSEANLSPSLARHIIETLGSFGTPPARGIQHFNVGNQSILDALDEFYLSSYLQDGGAAYKMVIGDYGSGKSHFLYCLRDVAWARNFAVAKVDLSPVETPYDDQKKVYEAVAQHIIWHEIGEGLSDETGLTRFLQGTLERVVGGELSLETLNHPLYRGLVDTLEASVVDSPAYQTAVLAYFDALIRDNEERLDSLSRWLLGETTSPDDTKILREVGVTGKINKPNAFRMLRSLCQVIRALSYSGLILLFDEVDRMASVGGKAEKLATDTLREVIDRTREDLPGAMFVYAVPPQFINDVVPKYPALQQRVRAPGHFSRVNHFSPLINLDHLDLDENDLMLAIGEKLIPIYEAAFDAQLDHAIQRANAVILANVARDVFLDISHRRLFVKSFVVELSRQHYGRQHTITEEEAQALLRGQIDELSGGETPPY
- a CDS encoding GAF domain-containing sensor histidine kinase, with the translated sequence MTTSEIVSIFPLLAAVAYTFVLIAPSLRRSRQESALKWFLAFLGASIIWQILLFFVPYTSLPPNLPMKALLVGTTFLGMTTAVYVKWPQQKTWLLLSGAAILATIVVDVLIPNEPFRLLAASAWATVTVSSAISFLTWFALSAFILLRAWHDYRRTDFPWHANRLLFWSLTLLLVFTGEALTFFRFTGLTIAGQVIRYLGVVGLAYAVASYRIFDVRTRVRRGIAYFIIVLISALPLTALIILVQRLTQNQFRTTLIVTSVTVVLSFVVYQPLRGVVERTTYRYLFGEGFDPNQIVRDYSQAISRTLDVQQLSELILGILSDKFGTNRGALMLVTVTDGNVEIEPVPGIGTVPRRTVLLATDNLLVASLVRQHQPVLQYELDFNPAYQAMGETAVSWLQEMAMEAYVPVSAGSDLDGVIAIGPKRSGVPYQPGELDLIQVLADQTVVALQNARLYTELEGQNEQINTLNVDLVRQNERLEIMDQVKSDFITIASHELRTPLTQVKGYADILAAMNETNSLTQEQTKEIVGHINRATIRLESLISAMLDASQIDVDGMQLTYMEAKMETIIRLALEPLNHALRDRRISLTTTGLAELPPIHADFKRLVQAFTNLLGNAIKYTPDYGSIMVEGIAIPSENGEDDHIEIVVADTGIGIDARYHELIFEKFFRIGDPQLHSTGSTKFKGAGPGLGLPIVKGVVEAHNGRIWVESDGEDEARFPGSRFHVTLPVCSPEAKEQMAKAKISNRPSWLIG